The following DNA comes from Triticum aestivum cultivar Chinese Spring chromosome 3D, IWGSC CS RefSeq v2.1, whole genome shotgun sequence.
aacatctaaaaagcTGAAAACACTTGCAAAAAAAATTTTCAAAggaagcgcccagagcgcgacacatgACAGCGTCTGAGAGCGAGCCCGCCAAGTGACTCTTGGGGAGGCTCCCAAACGAGCACTCGTAAATTAGTTGCTCTTGATTCCGAGACTTCTACGTACAAGTGCTGTCAAGATGATGGGCTTTGGGTCTTAAGTCTTAACCCTCACCCACCCAAAAGATAGAAGCCCCCCAAGGGTTTTGCTAAGTAACTTCTTTCGAGTTTCTAAAAAAAGTAACTTTTTTTCGCCTGCACGATCACGTCTCAATTCTTTCACCGCACTCATTTCCCATTTCACCCCACCACAGTATCTCGTATGCTGCTGGAGAGAAACCACATTCAAAAACAGTGCCTTCAAACATCAGCAATTAGCAACACATGACAGGTTGTTCAAACTTGAGCCATCAAAATTACTCCCAAATTAACAAAGTTCTCACAGAACTAAGAAACCAACAATATAATGGTCTAATGAAGAACATAAAAGTTTCTTGATGTACGGCTCCCTCTTTTGCAGATAAGACAAGACACACTACCACATACAGTTTTCCACTCCCAAAGTTCAAAAAAACTTCAAAATAATCATAGCAGCAAGCACGCAAGACATGCTTTCAGGCTAACATTTCTCACGGCGAATGATGTAGACCATCATCGTCAACTCCTGCTTGTTCTCCATCAGCTTGAAGAGGCAGATGTCCCCCTCCCGCAGGCGGTTGTCGCGGGCGAAAGACGGCCATCCTTTGATAACCCTCATCTGCTGGCTCGAGGCTCGCATGACATGTGTATATCGCAGCTTGATAGGCCATGGTCTGCTCTTCCCCTCCCGCTGAAGTACTAAGTTGATTGCATTACACTTGCCACCATGGCCAGCAGCAAACTTCTCACCAAGATACCTAGCCGCATACCGAAACCCAAAGTTCTGTTTACATACATAACAAGGGGAAAATATTAGAATGGCACAGATGCAATACTTCGAAGAACTGATGCAATACTTGGGGATTTTTTATTCCTATTTATCTTATCAAATGATGCTGATGGATGGACTCGAGGAACTGACAGGCTGTGACACAAAATGGTGTCCCTGAACTTACCAGGATGGGAGGGTTAATGTAATGGCTGCTACCCCGACATACATTGATCTTGCCCATGATAGCAACATAAAAGGGCAATTCTGAGTCTGATTCAATGTCTTTAATTTTCTCCAGTACTTTGTTCTCCTGTGCTGGTGTTAGACAAGATCTGTGAGGCAACATGAAGGGAGGCTCAGAACATTCTTCAGAATTATCAGATACACCACACTCTTCATGTTGTGAAGAGTACTCCTCACCTGTACAAATTTTCACATGAATCAAACATATTATAACATGCACTGAAGTGTGACACATGCATCCTAGAAGTGGCAACATCTTAGTGGTGCGTTGACATACCATTGATAGGTGGTTTGGTCTTAACACCGCCCATCTTGGTGCTTCTCCTTCCACGATTAGAGCCAATGTCAGTTGTTCTTCCAGTGGAATGACCACTACTCAATTTGCCAAGGATGTGGACTGTCATTGTGAATCTTTTCTGCTTAGCATTTGTCATTGGTTCAAAGAGGCAGATATCTCCCTCCCTAATGAGATTGTCACCAACAAAGTCGCCCAAAGAAAGGTTGCGCCGACCAGCATCAGTCGAGCCAGATGGCCTGATATGGAACTTGCACTCCCAAACCTTGTTCTTCCTAGGCACCTGGAGTATGATATTTGTAGCTTTGCATGGCAAGTAGTTGTGTGCATAATCCTTACGTATTACCTAATGGAAAAATAGATATAAAGTATTAGTGATACTGTTGTGCTGTTTTATATTATAGCCGAGTATTAAATAATTATGATGTTAAGACTATGACAAAGGCTAAATTGCTCTAACATACATGGATTCAACTGATACGGAAATAATAACGTAGATTTAGTAACGTATATGCATTTTGTCCACGTAAGTTAGAACCTGAAACACTGACTTTCCAAGATAGTATCATACCAAGAAACTGCAAGTAGCTACAGACAGAGGAGAGCAGTTCATACAAAACGTGTACGGTAAAACTATCGTACCAGATCACCATGATGTCTCACATTACTCTTCTTCATCAGTACAACAAGCATAGGGATTTTGGGCAGCAGCAGGAATTGGATAGTGCAAAACATGCGAGACATGGGGACTTTAGAGAAGTGAGTTACCAGCTCGCCAGAGTGACCTGCGTCGCCTGGCGCTTCCACCTTGTCTCCTCTGCTCCCTGCTGTACAAGACGAACACAGATGAACAGTCTGTCGAACCATGGTTACCATGTACACGAGAATGTTTGCAAAAAATGCCAATCTGTCATAGGGGCAATAACTTCCATACTGGATCTATTGATCACTGGCCTCCATTATTTGTTATGTTACTAGGGGATAAAATTCAGATCTAAATCAGATGACTGATATCtcttcaaaatgaaaaaaaaaacataaTGGTTAACAACCACAGAACATTCAGTTTTATGGAATTCCTAGCATGGTAGGTAGCACAACATGACTGCTTTGTATATCCTACCGGTTTGTGAAATTATGTAGAAATAAAAAGAAAGCAAAACGACaataaaactaaaaatcaaatactgcTGCTCCATGCAGGTGTGGAAGAAGAGAAGACATGCATAAACTGCAAACAGGATAGAACAGCTTGCCAGAAGGAGCTCACCGGAGGTACTAGTAGAAGGGAATGCTGGTCCGGTGGTCTTACTTATGGAGAAGAGAGAGCGTCTAGGGACTGGAAGGGCACACACAGACATAAAGTTATGAAGGGAGCTGTCATTTAAGCCTGCGTTGCATTTTTAGACTTCTCATATTCCCAAGGCACTACTAGTAGTTTGACCGTCTGAGGACCCAAGTGGAAGTACCAACTCCCAACAGTCCTTGTACCACACTCAACGAGGGGATGCTTGTTCACGCATGGAAAATTTGAATATTTCTAGTCTATTTTGTACTACTATATAATGCTACTTTTACATCATAGCTTGACCCTGAAAACTTCGTCTTCATGCCATATACTAtttcgtttttttttctttcgagaAGGAGATTAAACTTCTGCTCTCTCCATTAATCAACGCGGGcggtttatttatttattgtaaCTCATTTCATAAGATGTGTCTACCTCCAAATCCATAATTTAAGAAATTTCAAAATTCATTCATCTTACACAGCTTTGACATTTTTCATTAGTGGCATGCCAACTGAATAAACCAAAATGGGCGTGCACAGCAAGAAGAAAATGGTGCGATTTGATCAGGTCATCTGAATTCTAGTTACGACCTTTTCTAACCAGAAGCAGCATTGTAAGTACCAATTCCGGAAGTTTACACACTGTTAAGCAAGCTAATGAAAACCAGTGGAACAAAGTGCTAATAATAGATGGGATAGCGACGACATTCTCATGATCCTAATAGGGTTAACACAACTAAGACATTACCAGCAGTTAGAAATATAATCCAGAGTCCAACTGATTAATTGTTCATGATATGCTGGATAGAAAATATATACAAAAACATTTGCTCGGGAACAAACGATAACACGGAACTGCCTCCGTCCGGGTTGGGTTTAAAAGTCCTCTAAGCTTCCATACCGCGTCTGTAATTTCAAGGCCGCTAGACGTGGGTAATGCATGCGACTTTCTTCACCCTTTAATTGGTCATGCATGGCCCATGTAGCCAGACCACAATACGCTGGTGCATGACtgttcatagtgggagtaacttcggcAGTAACATAGGgttcaactcagcaaatttgcttatgtagcAATGATTTAACAAGGAGAGAGATGATTGAGTAACATAGCTTATGGGTAACATCAAACATATCAAGACAAGATGTGTCTACAaccctaataaatgaagtgttgcataaCACCAAACATATGTCACTcctcactatagaggtagtaacatagactagtaacatatgcatgttgctAGTCTAATGGGAAGTCTGAATCCCTGTGGGCACAAGAAAAAGCATTAAATTATCCCTGATAACTACACTGGCTATAACAGACTGCTTTCTTCATGCGAGGTTCCTTGGTTCTGCCGTTTCAGCTCAGGGGCCCTTTAAACCCGGATGGAGGTAGTAGATACAAAGGATAATTGGCCACGAGAGGCCCCACCCCTCATTTGCTCCAATTGCCGCCAGAGCCACCATAGCCCTGCCACCGCTCTCACGGCTCTGGCCCTAGCCTCCACCACCATAGCCGAGAGTGGTGGGACTGGGCCTCGTTAACGATGATGTTGCGGTCATCCATGTCCTGGCCGTTCATGACCTTGATTGCTGAGTTTTGTTTGCGTGCGAGTTTGCCAACATTCTCTAGAAGAATGAACTAGAGTTGCCAAATAAGCATTGGTACGTCAAAACGATGATAAATATTCAAATAATGACTACAAAAATCGGCCATAACCAAAATAAAGATATTTCATGGGAGGAGGGGGCAGAGGTGGGGGTGGCAGCCAGGGCCGAAGCCCACCCTAAGAGTCCGATTTTTCCTGTTAAAAGCATGTGCACACTATTTTATTGAATTTTTCCTATAGTGCCCCTCCCCCCTTCAACATTAAGATTTCAGCAATCCTGCCTCCGCTACTGCATGCGAGATGCTTCAGTCAAAAGCAATGAATACGTATACTTATTTCAAATATATGAAATTTTAAACATAGCTGGATGAGGTCATATTATGACCCCATGCAACATTTAATATTCCTTAGAGCAGGTTTATACTTTATAAAAGATTAAAAAAATAATGATATGCAGGCAAGAGTTTGAattttccaaatgaaatatttGCATTTTCACATATTTTCTGATATGAGCTAAAGAGTTTGATGTGTACTTTTTAGCTGGAAAATTTTAGCTCATTTTTAATGGGCAAATGGTTTATTTTAAATAAATATGTTTTTAAGTTAGGTTTACCTTTTAAATTTGTTAATGTGGAAGTGCTGATTTGGTGCCTAGGTGCATCTACCTAGGCATGAATAGTAAATGCAAATAAAAAATGGtgaacaaattcaaaaaaaaaatctaactTTTTGGCATCAAAGATGCTCGAGTTCACTAAGTGTGTGCAAAATTTCATGGTGAAATGAAATTCAAGGAGATCTCGGCAAAGAAAACAATTTTTTTGTCAAAGGAACTTTCAAAAAGAGCATTGTTTAGACTCAATTTGTTTTTTTGGCTAAGAGCTACTCATAAGTCATTTAACCACGAAATTTTGTACACACCTAGGGAATTTGAGCATCTCAATGTCAAAgaatttcatttttttctttttttctattttatcTTAATTTACTGTTCATAGAGAAGATGAGCCTAGGCTCGGTGTTAAATTACCATGCTACTTTTCCTATTCATATTTGATTGCTCTGTGTTTTTGCAAGTCACGAGGTCACCGAAAAGGGCCATGCAACTCCATATCCCTCAACCAAAGAAACAAAATTGCTATCCCTAATCACTTCGCATCTCACTCAACCAAATAGAAAAAGTGGCTATCCCTAGCTATGTGCTTGGGAATACCCACAACCACTCAAATCCATTGTGTGAACCAAACACACTCTAAGATGCTTCTGCTTCAATTAAAAATCATTGTAATTATACTTGTTAAGCAACATATCAAACTTTTAAAACAGCTGCGTGAGGTCATATTATGACCCCATGGAAATAACATACCTTTTAAGCACATTAAGATTTTATACAACATTAAAACCAAAGATGCACTTAATAGTTTGAGTTTTCTGAACAAAACAGCCATTTTCACATATTGGATATGAGCTaaagagttacataagtatttcaAAATGATTTCTGTATATTTAGAGGCCATTTTTAATGGCTAGAAATTTGTAGTTAAATTTGGAGTTTATCCAGTAAATGGCTAGA
Coding sequences within:
- the LOC123076570 gene encoding B3 domain-containing protein Os03g0619600-like — protein: MVRQTVHLCSSCTAGSRGDKVEAPGDAGHSGELVTHFSKVPMSRMFCTIQFLLLPKIPMLVVLMKKSNVRHHGDLVIRKDYAHNYLPCKATNIILQVPRKNKVWECKFHIRPSGSTDAGRRNLSLGDFVGDNLIREGDICLFEPMTNAKQKRFTMTVHILGKLSSGHSTGRTTDIGSNRGRRSTKMGGVKTKPPINGEEYSSQHEECGVSDNSEECSEPPFMLPHRSCLTPAQENKVLEKIKDIESDSELPFYVAIMGKINVCRGSSHYINPPILNFGFRYAARYLGEKFAAGHGGKCNAINLVLQREGKSRPWPIKLRYTHVMRASSQQMRVIKGWPSFARDNRLREGDICLFKLMENKQELTMMVYIIRREKC